A genomic segment from Gossypium hirsutum isolate 1008001.06 chromosome D04, Gossypium_hirsutum_v2.1, whole genome shotgun sequence encodes:
- the LOC107898202 gene encoding uncharacterized protein: MVNPTRKDWSTRVDEAFWAYRTTYKTPLGMSPFNLDYGKQRHLPVEIEHKAFWAIKKLNMDWVTASHIKLLELNEMVEFQVQAHENDKFYKEKTKRWHDKRIVP; the protein is encoded by the coding sequence atggtAAATCCTACTCGTAAGGATTGGTCTACTAGAGTGGATGAAGCTTTTTGGGCGTATCGTACCacatacaaaactccattagggatgtcaccTTTTAATCTTGACTATGGCAAACAACGTCACCTTCCTGTTGAAATTGAGCACAAGGCATTTTGGGCTATTAAGAAGCTAAATATGGATTGGGTCACTGCTAGCCATATAAAGTTgttagaattgaatgaaatggtggAGTTCCAAGTGCAAGCACATGAGAATGATAAGttttacaaggaaaagaccaagcgTTGGCATGATAAAAGAATCGTGCCGTAA